The Asterias amurensis chromosome 21, ASM3211899v1 genome has a segment encoding these proteins:
- the LOC139953007 gene encoding wings apart-like protein homolog: MPRYGTKTYSRTLRAGLTSNQQFDELLTDSNTRRRPSTRSSPSKASPNKASPMKAHNAVGKQMAGNSAGVQTVRTSRNNSEQTDPLSSPKRRRLDSGSDDPFSFSSDDDASRSPIKRNDTRAIPMAAQNKFTGMDTQPALRQTRASSAQALAESKIQTRSSGSTKSTTAAGAVDRTKKQSSILRFAKKVGNNDSTPAQRQTGTLSKPHDAIRTLPSAALNSMGIRPHTKPASTNSVDYLSQVSNSSEASSALYSLNSTGHSSDLSSGDILNSITSHVASSDEDNVLLLSDGDNPQQSRSQTLTNTLNSFTPQSQSFDLDLTGGAPKPGNQKAPSVTNSSKDEFDFTDSGEEEDEEEERPVINPTKGRDKNPAVKKIFNSPKKSPAKARYNARSWNAPTSPEDAQKNASVENQPGKAQPSLRKHQSDPTNRASTSGYGSQGARFGIKQGAKGLTRQVTYPTKVNHSIVTSLKCDKQEKGLYTVVQHVKQATQCQESGESQQYSDDIEYLRDGLEPIASTSTRCLSTISLVEKCAVPAFRLHLRAHGTISKLFAALRDADHYPSLAFCTAGLMYMLSRDRLNMDLDRDSLDLLIRLLSVESEIASDEWSETQRQDYDRTKEKMRSVLEEVPNTCSMAKDLDLDGLSSEYLAMESLLSLTSRRAGEWFKEELRLVGGLDHIADTVIGVHEKLAALEPGVDTPNLDLIERLSGCLRVLENVTFLNTENQQYLLELNDCSLVKAFACMVPLCCQRVERFSEQERTVRIGKEKTPGGKMRLCLLALLRVLLNITHDNEWGSMKVGEQSGLISNILICVLQVAQHIAHDQRFDLLVLSLGVLINLVEHCPGNAKILTNTKTNYSYDVQADDSKKFITVGEVCSLEALTQLFMQRYRAASRAEREPEPGEEQPDDDEEDLSEAQAGLEWVEIETSGTGGSNELTEEEIKRSVSKVLHTAGKHMEDSIVASYTALLIGCLVKNNHMNVTRVRSFLPEGEFSCMVQMLQKFLSFIELTNAAGNTGSKSISKIIEVLDHL, from the exons ATGCCCAGGTATGGTACAAAAACATACAGCCGTACACTTCGTGCAGGCTTAACTTCCAATCAGCAATTCGATGAACTCTTGACTGACTCCAACACTCGACGACGACCCTCGACCAGATCCTCCCCTTCAAAAGCATCACCCAATAAAGCATCCCCGATGAAGGCCCATAACGCAGTTGGGAAACAGATGGCGGGAAACTCTGCCGGAGTACAGACAGTGCGGACTTCCAGGAACAACTCGGAGCAAACGGACCCATTGAGCAGCCCGAAGAGGAGGCGGTTGGATAGCGGAAGTGACGATCCCTTTAGTTTCAGTAGCGACGATGATGCTTCTCGGTCACCGATCAAGAGAAATGACACTCGTGCCATTCCGATGGCAGCGCAAAATAAATTCACTGGAATGGACACGCAGCCCGCTCTCCGTCAAACGAGGGCAAGCAGCGCCCAGGCACTGGCGGAGAGTAAGATTCAAACCAGATCATCTGGGTCGACGAAGTCGACGACGGCGGCAGGAGCGGTCGATCGAACAAAGAAGCAATCTTCCATCCTGCGTTTCGCAAAGAAAGTGGGCAACAACGACTCGACGCCTGCTCAGAGACAAACTGGAACTCTCTCTAAACCCCACGATGCAATTAGAACGCTGCCATCCGCTGCCTTGAATAGCATGGGGATCAGGCCGCACACCAAGCCTGCCTCAACAAACTCTGTGGACTACCTCTCTCAGGTCAGTAATTCCTCGGAAGCGAGCAGCGCCCTCTATAGTCTGAACAGCACGGGACACTCGAGCGATCTTTCCTCAGGGGATATCCTCAATTCAATAACCTCGCACGTTGCCTCAAGCGACGAAGACAATGTTCTGCTGCTCTCGGACGGAGACAACCCGCAACAGTCTAGATCCCAGACTCTCACCAACACCTTGAACAGTTTCACCCCTCAGAGTCAATCCTTCGACTTAGATCTGACCGGTGGCGCACCAAAACCCGGCAACCAGAAAGCCCCGTCAGTCACAAACTCTTCTAAAGATGAATTTGACTTCACGGACAGCGGTGAAGAGGAAGACGAGGAGGAGGAGCGACCCGTTATAAATCCCACCAAGGGGAGAGACAAAAATCCGGCGGTTAAGAAAATTTTCAACAGCCCAAAAAAG TCCCCAGCTAAAGCTCGTTACAATGCACGCTCTTGGAATGCACCGACGAGTCCAGAAGACGCTCAG aaaaatgcAAGTGTGGAAAACCAGCCTGGAAAAGCTCAGCCTTCGCTGCGAAAACACCAGTCAGATCCCACGAATCGTGCATCAACGAGTGGTTACGGCAGTCAGGGTGCCAGATTTGGGATCAAGCAGGGGGCGAAGGGGCTGACCCGGCAGGTCACCTACCCTACGAAGGTCAACCATTCCATTGTGACCTCTTTGAAATGTGACAAGCAGGAGAAAGGG TTGTACACAGTCGTCCAGCACGTCAAGCAAGCTACGCAGTGCCAGGAATCTGGCGAGAGCCAACAATATTCTGATGATATTGAATACCTACGTGATGGTTTAGAGCCGATCGCATCTACGTCTACACGTTGTCTCAG CACTATCAGTTTGGTGGAGAAATGCGCTGTTCCAGCATTCCGGCTTCATCTGCGAGCCCACGGCACCATCAGCAAGCTGTTTGCTGCCCTCAGGGATGCAGATCACTACCCG AGCTTAGCCTTTTGCACAGCTGGACTGATGTACATGCTCAGCCGAGATCGCCTTAACATGGACCTGGATCGAGACAGTCTGGACCTCCTCATAAGACTGCTCAGCGTCGAGTCAGAGATTGCGTCGGACGAGTGGAGCGAAACACAGCGGCAGGACTACGACCGGACGAAGGAGAAGATGCGTAGCGTGCTGGAAGAAGTCCCGAATACGTGCAGCATGGCGAAGGATCTTGACTTAGATGGATTATCG AGTGAATATCTGGCCATGGAATCTTTATTATCGTTAACTTCAAGACGCGCCGGAGAGTGGTTCAAAGAAGAACTTCGTCTAGTTGGTGGACTGGACCATATAGCAGACACAG TCATCGGAGTTCATGAGAAACTCGCTGCTCTGGAGCCTGGAGTAGACACCCCTAACCTAGACCTAATTGAGAGATTGAGTGGATGTTTACGAGTCTTGGAGAACGTCACTTTCTTAAACACAGAGAACCAGCAATACCTCCTGGAGCTCAACGACTGCAGCTTAGTCAAGGCCTTCGCATG CATGGTACCTTTGTGTTGCCAGCGAGTTGAGAGATTTAGTGAGCAAGAGAGGACAGTCCGGATTGGCAAGGAGAAGACGCCCGGCGGGAAAATGAGATTGTGCCTTCTGGCGTTGTTGAGAGTCCTCCTAAACATCACCCACGACAACG AATGGGGAAGTATGAAAGTCGGGGAGCAGTCAGGTCTGATCAGCAACATCCTAATCTGTGTACTCCAAGTAGCTCAACATATCGCCCACGACCAACGCTTTGACCTCCTTGTATTG AGTCTTGGAGTCTTGATCAACCTTGTGGAACACTGTCCGGGCAACGCTAAGATTCTAACTAACACAAAGACAAACTATTCCTATGATGTCCAAGCTGATGACAGTAAGAAATTCATCACCGTTGGGGAAGTCTGCTCACTTGAAGCCCTTACTCAG TTATTTATGCAACGCTATCGAGCAGCATCTCGCGCCGAACGGGAACCGGAACCCGGCGAGGAGCAGCCGGACGACGACGAGGAAGATCTGAGCGAGGCCCAGGCGGGCCTGGAGTGGGTAGAGATTGAGACGTCGGGCACTGGAGGCAGCAACGAGCTCACCGAGGAAGAAATTAAACGATCCGTCAGTAAAG TTCTGCATACAGCAGGCAAGCACATGGAGGACAGTATCGTGGCGTCCTACACAGCGCTTCTCATCGGATGCCTCGTCAAAAACAATCAT ATGAACGTGACTAGGGTTCGTAGCTTCCTTCCTGAGGGCGAGTTCTCCTGTATGGTTCAGATGCTTCAGAAGTTTCTCTCCTTCATTGAGCTCACG AATGCAGCTGGAAACACGGGCAGTAAATCCATATCAAAGATTATAGAGGTACTGGATCACCTTTAA